A genomic region of Acidobacteriota bacterium contains the following coding sequences:
- a CDS encoding response regulator transcription factor — protein sequence MRVLVIEDEVKMASLVERGLKEEGMAVDVVHDGEDGFIQALQFPYDVIILDLMLPSMGGLEVCRRLRESQVHTPILILTARDDLETRVQGLDLGADDYLTKPFAFVELVARIRALIRRSRQDTSPVLRVADLMLDPVARKVMRSGKEILLTAKEFALLECLMQNPNRVLSRTVLSEKVWDLSFDTLTNVIDVYINYLRNKIDRDFEPKLIHTIRGAGYMLKEPGN from the coding sequence ATGAGAGTTTTGGTGATCGAAGATGAAGTGAAAATGGCTTCGCTTGTGGAACGCGGCCTGAAAGAAGAAGGAATGGCGGTTGATGTGGTCCATGACGGCGAAGACGGCTTCATCCAGGCGCTTCAATTTCCTTATGACGTCATTATTTTGGATTTGATGCTGCCTTCCATGGGCGGGCTCGAAGTATGTCGGCGACTTCGGGAAAGCCAGGTCCACACCCCAATTCTGATTTTGACTGCCCGAGATGACCTGGAAACCAGGGTTCAAGGGCTTGATCTTGGGGCAGATGATTACCTGACCAAACCATTTGCCTTTGTTGAACTGGTGGCTCGAATCAGGGCATTGATCCGGCGTTCGCGACAGGATACCTCACCCGTCCTTCGAGTCGCGGACCTTATGCTTGACCCAGTCGCCCGGAAGGTTATGCGGAGCGGCAAAGAAATCTTGCTGACAGCCAAAGAATTTGCCCTGCTTGAATGCCTGATGCAAAACCCCAATCGCGTGCTTTCGCGCACCGTTCTGTCTGAAAAGGTCTGGGATTTGTCATTTGATACGCTGACAAATGTGATTGACGTTTATATCAACTACCTGCGGAACAAAATAGATCGCGACTTTGAACCGAAGTTGATTCATACCATTCGTGGTGCGGGATATATGCTCAAGGAACCTGGGAATTAG
- a CDS encoding histidine triad nucleotide-binding protein, with translation MADPNNIFLKIARREIPADIVFEDDQCVAFRDINPQAPVHILVIPRKPLESISEATGEDTQLLGHLLRVAAQIAQTTGIAETGYRVVVNTGRNAGQTVFQLHVHVLGGRDLGWPPG, from the coding sequence ATGGCAGATCCAAACAACATTTTTCTGAAAATTGCGCGCCGGGAAATCCCGGCGGATATTGTGTTTGAAGATGACCAGTGTGTCGCCTTTCGTGATATCAACCCCCAGGCGCCGGTTCATATCCTGGTGATTCCCCGCAAACCACTGGAATCAATCAGTGAAGCAACCGGAGAAGACACACAACTGCTTGGGCACTTGTTGCGGGTGGCGGCTCAAATTGCCCAAACAACGGGTATTGCGGAAACCGGATATCGAGTGGTGGTCAACACTGGACGCAACGCTGGACAGACAGTTTTTCAGTTACATGTCCACGTGCTAGGTGGACGTGACCTTGGATGGCCTCCAGGGTAA
- a CDS encoding sigma 54-interacting transcriptional regulator: MNNRWVPNNDVSDHVTLERMTMESLSVQGGDPTKGIQLIGELLQNESVSREEAAQLRCQLAELLEITGRYDEALAAIIPVDLTGRQYTLPQTTIANLWYRMGSIYRWLDNAPRSIYCATNALKLYTEIKDVTGCGSSHALIGYVYWMIDEYAISRDHLLAGLDHLEAVGDARALAQTYWNLSLVDYLEGRQQESREDSMRGLELLEKMSSRPTVADHISIGKLLNNLAMVEIEEGNIHKAVANYERAIEHWSQTKDRNLLGIAYNNLADAQLGIGEWQRAETSLKMAFDLATGINKRTESVVLDTLGELYLRQGRFQDAERCVRRAIELALETGIKSIEAMGWETLGDVFLAQNRVDDALVQFQHTLQLNSKIGRLVDIPGTYLRLATGYLQRSDIEKAADYLKQAQELLKTQPNLHMSGLAARYEGIIRLSRGESTEAISLLAQSISIFESISFAYEAACSHLEIGLAMARTANPHRAMSHLEKACKIFTDLKAEPRQKQATEAIERLLDNSYSMRPESAALTMDTLIVERLITAATSHDLLLREVATIIRDELQMQAVVFEQLADESLKLVTARGCDRKEADRAFFELRLHLEEEKPLPPGVQLKLLADNRHTNDPTPLRRFWLYLSGGTPASVTKLGNLDSLLRVVELGLENCMLRNTVRASQTIVSSYKTSSNLVAAGFVCESPAMMRALERIQKIRSSDVTVLITGESGVGKELIARAVHNTSARSAKPFLPFNCAAIPAELVESRLFGHRRGAFTGADKDSFGIIRAASGGTLFLDEIGELTLHVQPKLLRFLQDREIHPVGEDHPVKVDVRVVAATNRDLEKEVERGKFREDLYHRLNVIRIHVPPLRERREDIPVLVRYLLKAAAKKENKTISLSEAAMEILSKFSWPGNVRQLKNEIERAVALAPHETILMPEHFSNEVWQRPVSVSIQGRRSGSMIATPKTLSEAVEELERKLVSEALERHSGNITRAARELGLTRQGLILKRKRFGLETIE; this comes from the coding sequence ATGAATAATCGCTGGGTGCCAAACAATGATGTCTCAGACCACGTCACCCTTGAACGGATGACGATGGAAAGTTTAAGTGTGCAAGGCGGAGACCCAACCAAAGGAATTCAGCTCATTGGCGAGTTGCTGCAAAATGAATCTGTTTCACGGGAAGAAGCCGCTCAACTCCGGTGTCAGTTGGCTGAATTGCTTGAAATTACCGGGCGGTATGATGAGGCCCTGGCCGCAATCATTCCGGTTGATTTGACTGGTCGCCAATACACCCTCCCCCAAACCACGATTGCCAATCTGTGGTATCGCATGGGGAGCATTTACCGATGGCTCGATAATGCTCCGCGTTCTATTTATTGCGCCACCAATGCGCTCAAGCTGTACACCGAAATTAAAGATGTCACTGGTTGCGGGTCATCCCACGCTCTGATTGGGTATGTGTACTGGATGATTGACGAATATGCCATTTCACGCGACCACTTGCTGGCCGGGCTTGATCACCTGGAAGCCGTGGGCGATGCCCGGGCATTGGCGCAAACCTACTGGAATCTGTCCCTGGTTGATTATCTCGAAGGCCGGCAGCAGGAATCACGTGAAGATTCAATGCGTGGGCTAGAATTGCTTGAGAAAATGTCCAGCCGCCCCACGGTCGCCGATCACATTTCCATCGGCAAACTCCTCAATAATCTGGCGATGGTCGAGATTGAGGAAGGCAATATTCATAAAGCTGTTGCCAACTACGAACGCGCCATTGAGCACTGGTCACAAACCAAAGATCGCAACCTGCTCGGGATCGCCTATAACAACCTGGCTGATGCCCAACTGGGAATCGGCGAATGGCAACGGGCCGAAACGTCACTCAAAATGGCGTTTGATCTGGCCACCGGCATCAACAAGCGAACTGAAAGTGTGGTGCTTGATACACTTGGCGAATTGTACCTGCGCCAGGGACGCTTTCAGGATGCAGAACGCTGTGTCCGGCGGGCCATTGAACTGGCGCTTGAAACCGGTATCAAATCCATTGAAGCCATGGGCTGGGAGACGCTTGGGGATGTGTTTCTGGCCCAAAACCGGGTTGATGACGCGCTGGTTCAATTTCAACACACCCTCCAGCTCAACTCCAAAATTGGCCGCCTGGTGGATATTCCCGGCACCTACTTGCGGCTTGCCACGGGCTATTTGCAGCGCTCTGATATTGAAAAAGCCGCTGATTACCTCAAACAAGCCCAGGAACTGCTCAAAACACAGCCGAACCTTCACATGTCAGGGCTGGCGGCCCGGTATGAAGGCATCATCCGGCTCTCGCGTGGTGAGTCAACCGAAGCAATTTCCCTGCTGGCGCAAAGTATTTCCATCTTTGAATCAATCAGCTTTGCCTATGAGGCCGCCTGCAGCCATCTTGAAATCGGCCTGGCGATGGCGCGGACAGCGAATCCGCACCGGGCAATGTCCCATCTGGAAAAAGCCTGCAAGATTTTTACCGATCTCAAAGCCGAACCCAGGCAAAAACAGGCAACGGAAGCCATTGAACGACTGCTCGACAATTCATATTCCATGCGTCCGGAATCAGCCGCACTCACCATGGATACCCTCATTGTCGAGCGCCTGATTACGGCGGCCACCTCACACGATTTGCTCCTGCGTGAAGTTGCCACCATTATCCGCGATGAATTGCAAATGCAGGCGGTGGTGTTTGAGCAACTGGCGGATGAAAGTCTGAAACTGGTTACCGCCCGTGGATGCGACCGCAAAGAAGCCGACCGCGCGTTTTTTGAACTCCGGCTGCACCTTGAAGAAGAAAAACCGCTTCCGCCAGGCGTTCAACTAAAATTATTGGCCGACAACCGGCATACCAATGACCCAACTCCGCTTCGTCGCTTCTGGCTCTATCTGAGCGGTGGAACACCAGCTTCGGTCACCAAACTGGGGAACCTGGATTCGCTGTTGCGGGTTGTCGAATTGGGACTTGAAAACTGTATGCTGCGCAACACGGTTCGGGCCTCACAAACCATTGTCAGCAGTTATAAAACCAGCAGCAATCTGGTGGCCGCCGGGTTTGTCTGTGAATCCCCGGCCATGATGCGGGCACTGGAACGAATTCAAAAAATTCGCTCATCGGACGTGACGGTTTTGATTACAGGTGAATCTGGTGTCGGCAAAGAACTCATCGCCCGGGCGGTTCACAATACCAGCGCCCGAAGCGCCAAACCGTTTCTGCCCTTTAATTGTGCCGCCATTCCAGCCGAACTCGTGGAGAGCCGGTTGTTTGGCCACCGGCGCGGCGCCTTTACCGGTGCCGATAAAGATTCATTTGGCATCATCCGCGCCGCCAGTGGTGGAACATTGTTTTTAGATGAAATCGGCGAACTCACGCTGCACGTCCAACCCAAGTTACTGCGCTTTCTACAAGATCGCGAAATCCACCCTGTCGGGGAAGACCACCCGGTCAAAGTTGATGTGCGCGTGGTGGCTGCCACCAATCGGGACCTGGAAAAGGAAGTTGAGCGTGGAAAATTTCGGGAAGATCTGTATCACCGGCTCAATGTCATTCGCATTCATGTGCCGCCCTTGCGTGAACGCCGCGAAGACATCCCGGTGCTGGTTCGCTATCTGCTCAAAGCCGCCGCGAAAAAAGAAAACAAAACCATTTCTCTTTCTGAAGCCGCGATGGAAATCCTGAGCAAATTCTCCTGGCCTGGAAATGTCCGCCAATTAAAAAATGAAATTGAACGGGCTGTGGCCCTCGCGCCCCACGAAACCATCCTGATGCCAGAACATTTTTCCAACGAAGTCTGGCAGCGTCCAGTCTCGGTTTCGATTCAAGGGCGGCGCTCCGGCTCAATGATTGCCACACCCAAAACGCTGTCCGAAGCCGTCGAAGAGCTTGAACGCAAGCTGGTTTCAGAAGCCCTGGAACGGCATTCCGGCAATATCACCCGCGCCGCACGTGAATTGGGACTCACCCGACAGGGCCTGATCCTCAAGCGCAAACGGTTTGGGTTGGAAACGATTGAATGA
- a CDS encoding RidA family protein, whose translation MNGQAYILHERAKALAQYPHMRRVGGLLYISGTSSRRPDNTFDGVTHESDGTITLDIRAQTQAVIENIRLILREAGADLTHLVDMTVFLVDMKDYPGYNEVYNHYFQAETGPTRTTVAVHQLPHPHLLIEIKAIAIDPAHIQEDRAIL comes from the coding sequence ATGAACGGACAAGCCTATATTCTGCACGAACGTGCCAAAGCACTTGCTCAATACCCGCATATGCGGCGTGTTGGTGGTCTCTTATATATTTCAGGAACTTCGTCCCGCCGACCAGACAACACCTTTGACGGCGTTACCCACGAGTCTGATGGGACGATAACGCTTGATATCCGTGCCCAAACTCAGGCGGTGATTGAAAATATCCGACTGATTTTACGCGAAGCCGGCGCCGACCTGACCCATCTGGTTGATATGACAGTCTTTCTGGTGGATATGAAGGATTACCCTGGGTACAACGAAGTGTATAATCACTATTTTCAGGCTGAAACCGGGCCGACACGAACCACTGTGGCCGTTCATCAATTACCCCACCCCCACCTCTTGATTGAAATCAAAGCCATTGCGATTGACCCGGCTCATATCCAGGAAGATCGGGCCATTTTGTAA
- a CDS encoding zinc ribbon domain-containing protein translates to MFCPNCGTEERQPSQYCRACGTDMRVVRTSLQRPDSVTAAAVSARDEIGKAIASKILELRTVKDLSHLAEDVLPEIEKFLESPEERRLRRIRIGITVASVGFGVVVFMLLLSSVMGDRIPWPVGFVPLFIGLGILINGWFFTTTPPPRRQEQEFQVDADKQRQLESGARFSTSELQLPSGASQMIVPPSVTEHTTEMLPPQAREAIPRARNTN, encoded by the coding sequence ATGTTTTGCCCAAACTGTGGAACTGAAGAACGCCAGCCCAGCCAGTATTGCCGTGCCTGTGGGACTGATATGCGCGTTGTGCGGACCTCGCTGCAGCGCCCCGATTCAGTGACGGCGGCGGCGGTTTCCGCTCGCGATGAAATCGGCAAAGCAATTGCTTCGAAAATCCTTGAACTTCGGACGGTGAAAGATTTATCCCACCTGGCTGAAGATGTGCTCCCTGAGATTGAGAAATTTCTGGAATCCCCTGAAGAACGCCGCCTTCGCCGGATTCGAATTGGTATCACCGTTGCCTCAGTTGGATTTGGAGTCGTGGTTTTTATGCTTTTGTTGAGTAGCGTGATGGGAGACCGGATTCCCTGGCCAGTGGGGTTTGTTCCACTCTTTATTGGTCTTGGAATCCTGATTAATGGCTGGTTTTTTACCACCACCCCGCCCCCACGCCGGCAGGAACAGGAATTTCAGGTTGATGCCGACAAGCAACGACAGTTGGAAAGTGGAGCGCGGTTTTCAACATCAGAGTTGCAATTACCGTCCGGCGCATCCCAAATGATTGTTCCACCATCAGTTACCGAACACACCACCGAAATGTTACCTCCTCAGGCTCGGGAGGCAATCCCACGCGCACGAAACACAAACTAG
- the murA gene encoding UDP-N-acetylglucosamine 1-carboxyvinyltransferase — translation MDKFRIIGKNPLEGRISVSGAKNAALPCMAAALLTSDAVTLHNLPYVRDIITMRRLIEDMGGLVLMPERGTLKIQADPIQFCEAPYELVKTMRASVLVLGPLVARFGHASVSLPGGCAIGQRPIDLHLMALTKMGAAIELVNGNVVAHADKLVGAEVYFDQVTVTGTENLMMAGALARGRTVLQNAASEPEVVDLAVLLNRMGARITGAGTPTIVIEGVERLRGAEHTIIPDRIEAGTLLAAAAITQGNLEITDCNPDHLTAVIDKFQEAGLKIDRLSDVALHASYAGPLKALNVTTLPFPAFPTDMQAQYLAVMTHAEGTSVITETIFENRFMHASEMMRMGAHITLRGNQAIVSGTGKLTGAGVQASDLRASASLVLAGLAADGETIVDRVYHIDRGYERIEEKLCSVGAQIERFRS, via the coding sequence ATGGATAAGTTTCGAATCATTGGTAAAAACCCCCTCGAAGGGCGCATCAGTGTCAGTGGGGCCAAAAATGCAGCCCTCCCCTGTATGGCAGCCGCCCTCCTTACCTCAGATGCGGTCACATTACACAATCTTCCGTATGTCCGGGACATCATCACGATGCGGCGACTCATTGAAGACATGGGTGGCCTTGTCCTGATGCCGGAACGTGGCACATTGAAAATTCAGGCCGATCCAATTCAATTTTGTGAAGCGCCCTATGAACTGGTGAAAACCATGCGGGCTTCAGTTTTGGTTTTAGGACCGCTGGTCGCTCGCTTTGGACACGCCAGTGTCAGTTTGCCTGGTGGTTGTGCCATCGGACAACGCCCGATTGACCTTCACTTGATGGCACTTACCAAAATGGGCGCCGCAATTGAACTGGTGAATGGAAATGTCGTTGCCCATGCCGACAAACTGGTTGGAGCCGAAGTCTATTTTGATCAGGTAACGGTCACCGGGACTGAAAACCTGATGATGGCCGGTGCGCTGGCACGTGGCCGAACAGTGCTCCAAAACGCCGCCAGTGAACCCGAAGTCGTTGATCTGGCAGTGCTGCTCAATCGAATGGGCGCCCGGATCACGGGTGCGGGAACACCAACCATTGTCATTGAAGGCGTCGAGCGGTTACGTGGTGCTGAGCACACGATCATTCCTGACCGAATTGAAGCCGGAACCCTTCTGGCGGCTGCGGCCATAACCCAGGGCAATCTGGAAATTACTGATTGCAACCCAGATCACCTGACAGCGGTGATTGATAAGTTTCAGGAAGCCGGCCTCAAAATTGATCGGCTAAGCGATGTTGCCCTTCATGCGTCCTATGCCGGGCCACTGAAAGCCTTAAATGTGACAACGCTTCCCTTCCCGGCCTTCCCAACCGATATGCAGGCTCAGTATCTGGCCGTGATGACCCACGCCGAAGGAACATCGGTCATCACCGAAACCATTTTTGAAAACCGGTTTATGCACGCCAGTGAAATGATGCGCATGGGTGCGCACATTACACTTCGTGGAAATCAGGCTATCGTGAGTGGCACGGGGAAACTCACGGGGGCTGGAGTCCAGGCGTCCGATTTACGCGCCAGTGCTTCCCTGGTGCTGGCCGGTCTGGCGGCGGATGGCGAAACCATTGTGGATCGGGTTTACCACATTGATCGGGGCTATGAACGAATTGAAGAAAAATTGTGCTCGGTCGGCGCCCAAATCGAACGGTTTCGGAGTTAA
- a CDS encoding 3-hydroxyanthranilate 3,4-dioxygenase codes for MPGLSTINFKQWIEEHRHLFQPPVGNAQIWKDREFMVTVVGGPNSRKDYHIDPGEEFFYQLEGDMVLRIVEDGVHRDLPIREGDILLLPPFVPHSPQRGPKTLGLVIERIRRLDELDQFQWYCEACGTVLHTVSVHVSDITTQLKPVFDAYWADLDARTCKHCGEVQQPPPPRE; via the coding sequence ATGCCAGGACTATCAACTATCAATTTCAAACAGTGGATTGAAGAACATCGCCATTTATTTCAACCACCAGTTGGGAATGCCCAGATTTGGAAGGACCGGGAATTTATGGTAACCGTGGTCGGTGGTCCAAACAGCCGGAAGGACTACCATATTGACCCCGGCGAAGAGTTTTTTTATCAACTTGAAGGCGATATGGTGTTGCGGATTGTCGAAGATGGCGTTCACCGGGATTTACCCATCCGCGAAGGAGATATTCTTCTCCTGCCGCCATTTGTGCCGCATTCGCCCCAACGCGGTCCCAAAACCCTGGGACTGGTGATCGAACGGATTCGACGTCTGGATGAACTGGATCAGTTCCAGTGGTATTGCGAAGCCTGTGGAACTGTCCTTCACACCGTCAGTGTGCACGTGTCAGACATCACGACCCAGCTTAAACCGGTCTTTGATGCCTACTGGGCTGACCTTGACGCCCGAACCTGTAAACATTGCGGAGAAGTACAACAGCCCCCTCCTCCTCGTGAATAA